A genomic segment from Planktothrix sp. FACHB-1365 encodes:
- a CDS encoding methyltransferase domain-containing protein, whose product MTKLIEHLNMYPNYALNTEKHGWFKLLKLKIFPDNLLTRISFELHMAVVRFKSKNIPQKYINAKGLQLNIGSGPYGREGWVNIDAYPAPSVNCIYDCRKHLPFPNQSVSAIFSEHFVEHIDYTEELPYFLSECYRVLEPGGVIRIIVPDGGKYLKAYCKEGWDELIEMRPLDENHTDYHLKCKYNTKMELINNIFRHGEEHKYAYDYETLNFLLKGYGFSTVKQQEYNQSFHDFLCIERQERASESLYVEAIK is encoded by the coding sequence ATGACAAAGCTGATCGAACACTTAAATATGTACCCAAACTATGCCTTGAATACAGAAAAGCATGGCTGGTTTAAGTTGTTAAAATTGAAAATATTCCCCGACAACTTACTGACTCGAATTAGCTTTGAGTTACACATGGCTGTTGTGAGGTTCAAAAGTAAAAATATACCTCAAAAATATATCAATGCTAAAGGATTACAGCTTAACATTGGGTCAGGCCCCTATGGTCGAGAGGGTTGGGTAAATATTGATGCTTATCCAGCACCTAGTGTTAACTGTATTTATGACTGTCGCAAGCATTTACCTTTTCCTAATCAGTCTGTATCTGCCATTTTTTCTGAGCATTTTGTTGAACACATTGATTACACCGAAGAACTTCCTTATTTTCTATCTGAATGTTATCGAGTGTTAGAACCTGGCGGAGTCATTCGGATCATTGTTCCTGATGGCGGGAAATATTTAAAAGCTTACTGCAAAGAAGGATGGGATGAATTAATTGAAATGAGACCTCTAGATGAAAACCATACGGACTACCACTTAAAATGTAAGTACAATACCAAAATGGAGCTAATTAATAATATTTTTCGTCATGGAGAAGAACATAAATATGCCTATGACTATGAAACTCTAAATTTTCTGTTAAAAGGTTATGGCTTTTCTACGGTAAAACAACAAGAATATAACCAATCTTTTCATGATTTTTTGTGTATCGAACGCCAGGAAAGAGCATCAGAAAGCCTTTATGTTGAAGCCATAAAATGA
- a CDS encoding glycosyltransferase family 2 protein: protein MQKLPLVSILVNNYNYGHFLAEAINSALNQTYSPIEVIVVDDGSTDNSRSIIESYEQKIIPILKENGGQATAFNVGFAASRGDIICFLDADDLFEPHKIEKIVQIFEQHSEVGWCFHPLTYIGDQIDAEALKTKTGAEGIYDLRESIKQGKLNGKLPFGTATSAICFKRELLEKILPMPVAIRITSDDYIKYLALGLKPGFILLQKLAIQRIHGNNAFTFKTDTDKVNLRISIVCLTAYWIKTNFPEFQKFSNNMLALAIILSLRYRNKNEENNQLIKDYLASIPIITKMEIYLRATYYLLKL from the coding sequence TTGCAAAAACTGCCATTAGTAAGCATTTTGGTTAATAACTATAATTATGGTCATTTTCTGGCTGAAGCCATTAACAGTGCATTAAATCAGACTTACTCGCCCATTGAAGTGATTGTTGTTGATGATGGTTCAACGGATAATTCTCGCTCGATTATCGAAAGTTATGAGCAAAAAATTATTCCAATTTTAAAAGAAAATGGGGGGCAAGCAACCGCTTTTAACGTGGGTTTTGCTGCCAGTCGGGGTGATATTATCTGTTTTTTAGATGCTGACGATTTGTTTGAACCCCACAAGATAGAAAAAATTGTGCAAATCTTTGAACAGCATTCTGAAGTGGGCTGGTGCTTTCATCCTTTAACTTATATCGGAGATCAAATAGATGCTGAAGCTTTAAAAACGAAGACTGGGGCTGAAGGAATTTATGACTTGCGTGAGTCTATAAAACAGGGAAAACTCAATGGCAAACTTCCCTTTGGAACTGCCACTTCTGCCATTTGTTTTAAACGAGAACTTCTGGAAAAAATTCTTCCTATGCCCGTAGCCATTAGAATTACCAGTGATGATTATATTAAATATTTAGCTTTAGGCTTAAAACCGGGGTTTATCCTGCTCCAAAAATTAGCGATTCAAAGAATTCATGGTAATAATGCCTTCACTTTTAAAACCGATACCGATAAAGTGAACTTAAGAATTTCAATTGTCTGTCTCACGGCTTACTGGATCAAAACAAACTTTCCAGAGTTTCAAAAATTTTCTAATAATATGTTGGCTCTGGCTATCATTCTATCTTTGCGCTACAGAAACAAAAATGAAGAAAATAATCAACTTATAAAGGATTATCTCGCGTCCATTCCTATTATTACAAAAATGGAAATCTATCTTAGAGCCACCTATTATCTCCTCAAACTATGA
- a CDS encoding O-antigen ligase: MNSYLNFFEKRFTIFALLFLTGLLRFASFYTSPDAKSDLPPTYNPFDKVSSLFQQFIYLTSLFLLVSRPKGSVRAAIRDPWVWMLTFMSIFSFLWSDYPDISLRKGITTVQTSYFGLYMASRFTLKQQLQMLSWALGIIAVFSFFFTLAFSGIAIESGANAGAWRGPFTQKNLLARLMVLSAIVFLLLALDNPKYPKVSWGLFGQSILMILLTGSKTALLLLLSILILLPLYKLLRKKDTILIPLLVMVVLIGGSSIIFITENWLDILAALGRDATLSGRTTLWEIAIEKINERYWLGYGYQGFWLAGGGAEVIWKHEGYKPPHAHNGFVNMALDFGVLGLILFVVTLLVTYGRGIIWLRTGKTTVELWPIFYVTFFFMYNHTENTIIEHNSLFWVLLVSVSLSMKRVKPMKNLPMPPDLPLDKKLKQKQNSE, translated from the coding sequence ATGAACTCCTACTTAAATTTTTTTGAAAAGCGATTTACTATTTTTGCTCTCCTGTTTCTCACCGGACTGCTTCGGTTTGCCAGTTTTTATACCAGCCCCGATGCCAAATCAGATTTACCACCCACTTATAATCCTTTTGATAAAGTCTCTTCATTATTTCAACAATTTATTTATTTAACCTCGCTGTTTTTACTGGTTTCTCGACCAAAAGGTTCAGTTCGTGCTGCGATTCGAGATCCTTGGGTTTGGATGTTAACTTTCATGTCCATTTTTTCTTTTCTCTGGTCAGATTATCCCGATATTTCCCTACGAAAAGGCATTACAACTGTTCAAACCAGCTATTTTGGTCTCTATATGGCCTCCCGTTTTACCCTCAAACAACAGTTACAAATGTTGTCTTGGGCTTTGGGGATTATTGCCGTTTTTTCGTTTTTCTTTACCCTTGCCTTTTCCGGTATTGCGATCGAATCCGGTGCGAATGCTGGGGCTTGGCGGGGGCCATTTACCCAGAAAAATCTGTTAGCTCGACTGATGGTTTTATCGGCAATTGTTTTCCTTTTATTAGCCCTTGACAATCCTAAATATCCTAAAGTTTCTTGGGGCTTATTTGGTCAATCCATCCTGATGATTCTGTTAACGGGATCGAAAACAGCCCTCTTATTACTCTTAAGTATTTTAATTCTTCTTCCCCTTTATAAACTCTTACGCAAAAAAGATACAATTCTGATCCCCTTGCTTGTGATGGTTGTCTTAATAGGCGGAAGTTCTATTATTTTTATTACTGAGAATTGGTTAGATATTTTAGCTGCTTTAGGTCGAGATGCTACCTTGAGTGGTCGAACAACATTATGGGAAATTGCGATTGAAAAAATCAATGAACGTTATTGGCTAGGCTATGGATATCAAGGATTTTGGTTGGCAGGGGGAGGAGCCGAAGTCATTTGGAAACATGAAGGCTATAAACCTCCCCATGCCCATAATGGGTTTGTGAATATGGCTCTTGATTTTGGCGTCTTGGGTTTAATTCTATTTGTAGTGACACTGCTGGTAACTTATGGTCGTGGGATTATCTGGTTACGCACCGGAAAAACAACGGTTGAACTTTGGCCAATTTTTTATGTTACCTTCTTTTTCATGTATAATCACACGGAGAATACTATCATCGAACATAACTCGCTCTTTTGGGTTTTATTAGTATCTGTTTCCCTATCCATGAAACGAGTTAAACCGATGAAAAATCTACCGATGCCCCCTGATTTACCCCTAGATAAAAAACTTAAGCAAAAACAAAACTCAGAATAA